In one window of bacterium DNA:
- a CDS encoding amylo-alpha-1,6-glucosidase has translation MSVNIEGENFSPVRRTIKHNDIFLVTDANGNVLSGNNSGYGLYFGDTRFLSRLEVKINGTHPIVLSSSTETGHSSIIIGTNANLKDNLNPGRIIPQETIQIKRESIIYGAYFETITLANYNFFEAGIHLEFFFEADFLDIFEVRNITSDKHGEKEILSSDHNKLVFSYLDVTGAVMDTEISFVNGHLPVPVSIEGGKVIYEFKIDPASKLEIKYKINLKSTADLPKKFLAEDFNDALDLAIVDDKDWNNSTTNFKANNEDFNEMIQRSYKDINMLVTKATYGEYIAAGIPWYTTLFGRDSIIAARQSLILNPDLGKNVLETLARFQGKEVNHWRDEEPGKILHEIRFGELARSNEIPHSAYYGTVDATPLWIILLYEYFKWTDDRETLEKLWNNALACLNWMENYALYEGFASYLQKSEKGLENQSWKDSWDSHMHEDGKIAEPPIASVEVQGYFYSAMVKMAKLAAFMDDTALSKRLIVKARDFKQKFHKAFWMEDKQYYALALDKYGKQLKVITSNAGHLLESGILDQYYAELVAERLFQKDMFSGWGIRTLSQNCLSYNPMSYHNGSIWPHDNSIIATGLAKIGKLDLVLKITTALFEAARLMYYKRLPELFCGFSRQFRILDPPVSYPVACNPQAWAAASMFLLIQSMLNMEPDAQSNKLRILNPVIPEWLDSLKIKNIRIGKSFIDLEFNKSSSGLVIAVPEKRGKLDVIIRK, from the coding sequence ATGTCCGTTAATATAGAAGGCGAAAATTTTAGTCCCGTAAGAAGGACAATAAAGCATAATGATATCTTCCTTGTAACTGACGCCAACGGAAATGTTTTGAGCGGAAATAATTCTGGGTATGGTCTATATTTTGGGGATACTCGTTTTCTGAGTCGTCTTGAAGTCAAAATAAATGGTACACATCCAATAGTACTGTCTTCTTCGACAGAAACAGGACATTCCTCTATTATAATAGGCACAAACGCGAATTTAAAAGATAATTTGAACCCCGGGCGAATTATTCCTCAGGAAACTATTCAAATTAAGCGTGAAAGCATAATTTATGGGGCTTATTTCGAGACTATAACCCTTGCCAATTATAATTTCTTCGAAGCGGGAATTCATCTGGAATTTTTCTTTGAAGCAGATTTTCTGGATATTTTTGAAGTTAGAAATATTACTTCTGATAAGCATGGAGAAAAAGAAATTTTGTCTTCCGATCATAATAAACTTGTTTTTTCATATCTTGATGTAACCGGTGCTGTTATGGATACAGAAATAAGTTTTGTAAATGGTCATTTGCCTGTGCCTGTATCAATAGAAGGCGGAAAAGTTATATACGAGTTCAAAATTGATCCTGCGTCAAAACTGGAAATAAAATATAAAATTAATCTCAAATCTACCGCGGATCTGCCAAAAAAGTTTCTTGCAGAAGATTTTAACGATGCGCTTGATTTGGCTATAGTTGATGATAAAGACTGGAATAATTCGACAACCAATTTTAAAGCAAATAACGAAGATTTTAATGAAATGATTCAAAGAAGTTATAAAGATATTAATATGCTTGTTACAAAAGCTACTTACGGCGAATATATAGCGGCAGGAATCCCGTGGTATACCACTTTGTTTGGCAGAGACAGTATTATTGCAGCACGTCAGTCTTTAATACTTAACCCTGATTTAGGCAAAAATGTTTTGGAAACGCTTGCAAGGTTTCAGGGCAAAGAAGTAAATCATTGGAGAGATGAAGAACCGGGGAAAATTTTACACGAAATAAGGTTTGGAGAGCTTGCAAGGAGCAACGAAATTCCCCATAGTGCTTATTATGGAACAGTTGACGCAACGCCTTTATGGATAATTTTGCTGTATGAATATTTTAAATGGACAGATGATAGAGAGACGCTTGAAAAGCTTTGGAATAATGCGCTTGCTTGTCTTAACTGGATGGAAAACTACGCTTTGTATGAAGGATTTGCTTCTTATTTGCAAAAAAGTGAAAAAGGGCTGGAAAATCAATCTTGGAAAGATTCCTGGGATTCTCACATGCACGAAGACGGAAAAATCGCCGAGCCCCCGATAGCTTCTGTTGAAGTACAGGGATATTTTTATTCCGCAATGGTAAAAATGGCAAAATTGGCAGCATTTATGGATGATACAGCTTTATCAAAAAGATTGATAGTCAAAGCAAGAGACTTTAAACAAAAGTTTCATAAAGCGTTCTGGATGGAAGATAAGCAGTATTATGCCCTTGCTCTGGATAAATACGGGAAACAGCTTAAAGTTATAACTTCTAACGCAGGTCACCTACTTGAATCAGGTATTCTTGATCAGTATTATGCAGAACTGGTTGCGGAAAGACTTTTTCAAAAAGACATGTTCAGCGGTTGGGGCATTAGAACATTAAGCCAGAATTGTCTTTCTTATAATCCCATGAGTTATCATAACGGTTCAATATGGCCTCATGATAATAGTATAATCGCAACAGGGCTTGCAAAAATAGGGAAACTCGATTTGGTTCTTAAAATCACTACAGCTTTGTTTGAAGCAGCGCGGCTTATGTATTATAAAAGGCTTCCCGAACTTTTTTGCGGATTTTCAAGGCAATTTAGAATATTGGATCCTCCTGTGAGTTATCCTGTTGCCTGTAACCCGCAGGCATGGGCGGCAGCCAGTATGTTTTTATTAATTCAATCTATGCTTAATATGGAGCCTGATGCGCAAAGCAACAAGCTTAGAATACTTAACCCCGTCATTCCTGAATGGCTGGATTCTTTAAAAATTAAAAATATACGAATAGGTAAGTCTTTTATTGATCTGGAATTTAACAAATCAAGCAGCGGGCTTGTAATAGCTGTTCCTGAAAAACGCGGAAAACTCGATGTAATTATAAGAAAGTAA
- a CDS encoding secondary thiamine-phosphate synthase enzyme YjbQ, with translation MKFLTEYLWFNTTKHREYINITAEVDRVLKKSGIAEGMILVSAMHITAGVYVNDAENGLIQDIDKWLEELAPFKPDYKHHHTGETNGDSHLKNLLIGHEVIVPVTNGKLDLGTWQQIYYAEFDGQRRKRLLIKVMGE, from the coding sequence ATGAAATTTTTGACAGAATATTTATGGTTTAACACCACAAAACACAGAGAATATATCAATATCACCGCAGAAGTCGACAGAGTCCTCAAAAAAAGCGGTATAGCCGAAGGAATGATTCTTGTTTCCGCTATGCATATTACGGCAGGAGTTTATGTTAATGATGCAGAAAACGGTTTAATTCAAGACATAGACAAATGGCTGGAAGAGTTAGCCCCTTTCAAGCCTGATTACAAACATCACCATACAGGCGAAACAAACGGCGACAGCCATTTGAAAAATCTTTTAATCGGACATGAAGTAATTGTTCCCGTAACAAACGGAAAGCTTGATCTGGGAACATGGCAGCAGATTTATTATGCCGAATTTGACGGACAAAGAAGAAAAAGACTTCTTATAAAAGTTATGGGTGAATAA
- a CDS encoding biopolymer transporter ExbD, with translation MSSRKRKQRDAFTEINITPLTDIFLVLLIIMMVIAPLLDQQGLNLTVPSQHEAEKQQKEFKIITVDVAQSGQYSIDGHAVSSDSLLQAIKTAYQEKKDGLLIKAAQESTHEAVVKVMDAAQTAGVASVSVMEN, from the coding sequence ATGAGCTCCAGAAAAAGAAAACAGCGTGATGCTTTTACAGAGATAAATATAACGCCTTTAACGGATATTTTTCTTGTTTTGCTTATCATAATGATGGTAATTGCGCCGCTGCTTGATCAGCAGGGTTTGAATTTAACTGTTCCAAGCCAGCATGAAGCAGAAAAACAACAAAAAGAATTTAAAATAATTACTGTGGATGTAGCACAATCTGGTCAGTATTCTATTGACGGCCATGCGGTTTCTTCAGATAGTTTATTACAGGCAATAAAAACGGCTTATCAAGAAAAAAAAGACGGATTGCTCATAAAAGCAGCTCAAGAATCTACTCATGAGGCAGTCGTAAAAGTAATGGACGCTGCACAAACTGCCGGAGTTGCCAGTGTTTCCGTAATGGAAAATTAA
- a CDS encoding biopolymer transporter ExbD — MAIQSSGKKDLFTEINITPLTDIFLVLLIIMMVIAPMFQKVDNNIILPSINSGLSVDEKEVTVAITKDARFYVNSESVNETQLAEKLTSMLAQAKDKKVVVKADGQTKTKYIMSVMKAAQEAGYEKLTVAGEPLSRKQQSDLETTPPDKSLSSNTQPPEDRHTVELPQ; from the coding sequence TCGGGAAAAAAAGATTTATTCACAGAAATCAACATCACTCCTTTGACAGACATCTTTTTGGTGTTGTTAATCATAATGATGGTAATTGCTCCAATGTTTCAAAAAGTTGATAACAATATTATTTTGCCGTCAATTAACAGCGGGCTGAGTGTTGATGAAAAAGAAGTAACTGTTGCCATTACTAAAGATGCCAGATTTTATGTAAATTCCGAATCTGTAAATGAAACTCAACTGGCTGAAAAGCTTACGTCTATGCTTGCACAGGCAAAAGACAAAAAAGTTGTTGTAAAAGCTGACGGTCAAACAAAAACAAAATATATTATGAGCGTGATGAAAGCTGCTCAAGAAGCCGGTTATGAAAAACTTACAGTAGCAGGAGAACCGCTTTCTCGAAAACAGCAAAGTGACCTGGAAACGACTCCTCCTGATAAAAGTTTGAGTTCGAACACTCAACCTCCTGAAGATAGACACACTGTAGAACTTCCTCAATAA